The following coding sequences are from one Sphingobium sp. V4 window:
- a CDS encoding glycoside hydrolase family 31 protein, translated as MIARHITAFALGASCLAMAAPALAEPLALLDRHGSQVAIEPYAPNIVRVTIALDKALAEAPPGDGPNARSDATGWTHRADASGDIFSSSALTLTVDAKEWPKAPTQMERYFAPSLPPVSLSVRDSGGTLLTKMTGWEMAPVTVNGEKTFKVGASFESPADEHYYGLGQNQEGYMDLRGKQIDCQHHYDAPAGETVCVPFMVTNKGYGIVWDNPARTLVWPGLHSTTRWQSQVGERVSFFVITGKTTDDLYAGYAKLTGATPLPPKAGFGLIQSKARYESEKELLDIANGYRQRNLPLDVMVLDWFYWTRMGQMDIDRTYFPDPKGMNDKLNAMGMRSIISVWPRFERESRYFDMLATKGWFLHDKDGNPIDGLPMRFDRAGALIDSTNPEAREWFWGKIRDNIASQGFDWLWLDETEPDLVPDGYFYAKGSGDRYHNLFPLVHTTGVAEGSERDRPGFRNMILARAAYLGSQRNGGLFWSSDVKSTWEALQRQVPAGLNFTASGLAYWGSDIGGWQWPSGPRAEHPILVDPSGATAMGPDYPDYPELFVRWFQYSVFTPTLRIHGQRPGTALWEYGKAAEPILADWLRLRYTLMPYIYALGRHTYDTGAPFMRGLFMDFPKDPKVSDIGDQYMFGPAFLVAPVTQQGQTKRSVYLPAGTAWYDYWTNQKFEGGQTIEVDAPISRIPLFVKAGSIVPMGVQVKSTAEKQVLESIRVYPGADARFTLYDDDGTTNAYRKGGSKAELVWNDAAKSLTSKTKLPTGQAIAGLVQIVGQ; from the coding sequence ATGATCGCAAGACATATCACCGCCTTCGCGCTTGGCGCTTCCTGCCTCGCCATGGCGGCCCCGGCGCTGGCGGAACCTTTGGCCCTGCTGGACCGGCATGGCAGCCAGGTGGCGATAGAGCCCTATGCCCCCAATATCGTCCGCGTGACGATCGCGCTGGACAAGGCGCTGGCCGAGGCGCCTCCCGGTGATGGACCGAACGCCCGATCGGATGCGACCGGTTGGACCCACCGCGCGGATGCGAGCGGCGACATATTCTCCTCCTCCGCGCTGACCCTGACGGTCGATGCCAAGGAATGGCCCAAGGCGCCGACGCAGATGGAGCGCTATTTCGCACCTTCGCTGCCGCCGGTCAGCCTTTCCGTCCGCGACTCGGGCGGCACGCTCCTGACGAAAATGACCGGCTGGGAAATGGCACCGGTTACGGTCAATGGCGAAAAGACCTTCAAGGTCGGCGCGAGCTTCGAGTCTCCGGCCGACGAACATTATTACGGCCTGGGTCAGAACCAGGAAGGCTACATGGATCTGCGTGGCAAGCAGATCGACTGCCAGCATCATTACGACGCGCCCGCTGGCGAGACGGTCTGCGTCCCCTTCATGGTGACGAACAAGGGCTATGGCATCGTCTGGGACAATCCGGCCCGCACCTTGGTGTGGCCGGGCCTCCACAGCACGACCCGCTGGCAAAGCCAGGTGGGCGAGCGCGTCTCCTTCTTCGTCATCACCGGCAAGACGACCGACGATCTCTATGCCGGTTACGCAAAGCTCACCGGCGCGACGCCGCTGCCGCCCAAGGCGGGCTTCGGCCTGATCCAGAGCAAGGCGCGCTACGAGAGCGAGAAGGAACTGCTCGACATCGCCAATGGCTATCGCCAGCGTAACCTGCCGCTCGACGTGATGGTGCTCGACTGGTTCTACTGGACCCGCATGGGCCAGATGGACATCGACCGGACCTATTTCCCCGATCCCAAGGGGATGAACGACAAGCTGAACGCCATGGGTATGCGCTCGATCATCAGCGTCTGGCCCCGCTTCGAGCGCGAATCGCGCTATTTCGACATGCTCGCGACCAAGGGCTGGTTCCTGCATGACAAGGACGGCAATCCCATTGACGGCCTGCCAATGCGCTTCGACCGCGCCGGCGCGCTCATCGACAGCACCAACCCGGAGGCGCGCGAATGGTTCTGGGGGAAGATCCGCGACAATATCGCGTCCCAGGGTTTCGACTGGCTCTGGCTGGACGAAACCGAGCCGGACCTGGTGCCCGACGGCTATTTCTATGCCAAGGGATCGGGCGACCGCTATCACAACCTCTTCCCGCTGGTGCACACCACGGGCGTAGCCGAAGGATCGGAACGCGACCGTCCCGGCTTCCGCAACATGATCCTCGCCAGAGCCGCCTATCTCGGGTCGCAGCGCAATGGCGGCCTCTTCTGGTCCTCCGACGTCAAGTCCACTTGGGAAGCGCTCCAGCGCCAGGTGCCCGCCGGGCTTAACTTCACCGCCTCGGGCCTCGCTTATTGGGGCAGTGACATTGGCGGCTGGCAATGGCCCAGCGGCCCCAGGGCGGAACATCCGATCCTCGTCGATCCCTCCGGGGCCACCGCGATGGGCCCGGACTATCCCGACTATCCCGAACTGTTCGTGCGCTGGTTCCAGTATAGCGTCTTCACCCCAACGCTGCGCATCCACGGCCAGCGGCCGGGCACGGCGCTGTGGGAATATGGCAAGGCGGCCGAGCCGATCCTGGCCGACTGGCTGCGCCTGCGCTACACACTGATGCCCTATATCTATGCGCTGGGCCGTCACACCTATGATACGGGCGCACCCTTCATGCGCGGCCTGTTCATGGACTTCCCGAAAGATCCGAAGGTCTCCGACATCGGCGATCAATATATGTTCGGCCCGGCCTTCCTGGTCGCCCCGGTGACGCAGCAGGGCCAGACGAAACGCTCCGTCTACCTGCCCGCCGGCACGGCCTGGTATGATTACTGGACCAACCAGAAGTTCGAAGGCGGCCAGACGATCGAGGTCGATGCGCCCATCAGCCGGATCCCCCTGTTCGTGAAGGCCGGGTCGATCGTGCCGATGGGCGTGCAGGTGAAGAGCACGGCGGAGAAGCAGGTGCTGGAAAGCATCCGGGTCTACCCAGGGGCCGACGCCCGCTTCACCCTTTATGACGATGATGGCACGACCAACGCCTATCGCAAGGGCGGCAGCAAGGCCGAACTGGTCTGGAATGATGCCGCGAAATCGCTGACGAGCAAGACGAAGCTGCCCACCGGCCAGGCGATCGCCGGCTTGGTGCAGATCGTCGGCCAATAA
- a CDS encoding GH1 family beta-glucosidase: MTGINRRELGLGLGAAALGATLTGGTAATAQAAPNAAPQDALSFPSDFLWGCATAAYQIEGAAKEDGRGLTNWDVFSHTPGKVANGDTGDVACDSYHRYQDDIALLKALGVKAYRFSIAWSRIFPDGKGNPNQKGVDYYNRLVDGLLAAGITPHVTLFHWDLPHALPGGWQNRDTSYAFADYAGYTAGKLGDRVRHFMTVNELRCFTDLSYMTGGKAPGLKLPMGQVNQIRHHGVLAHGLGVQAIRAATKAGTQVGIADNPNIYVPAIETPEHIEAVKKAVREENAMFLTAIMEGRYIDSYLTAQGKDAPKVKDGDMKLIGAPLDFLSVNVYTGNTVRADPSSVSGYKILPHPGQAPRMPSPWLYVTPEVIYWGMRAIAENWKPKGLYISENGCSADDKVSADGKVYDTDRVMYLRNYMTHLQRATREGLPVKGYFVWSLMDNFEWEDGYTKLFGIHHVDFKTQKRTPKLSADWYRELVRTNHLV; encoded by the coding sequence ATGACGGGTATCAACCGCCGTGAACTGGGGCTGGGCCTGGGCGCAGCCGCACTGGGCGCCACGCTGACCGGAGGCACGGCTGCGACCGCGCAGGCCGCGCCGAACGCCGCCCCGCAGGACGCGCTTTCCTTCCCGTCCGACTTTCTCTGGGGCTGCGCCACCGCAGCCTACCAGATCGAGGGCGCAGCGAAGGAAGATGGCCGCGGCCTCACCAACTGGGACGTCTTTTCCCACACCCCCGGCAAGGTCGCCAATGGCGACACCGGCGACGTCGCCTGCGACAGCTATCACCGCTATCAGGACGACATCGCGCTGCTCAAGGCGCTGGGCGTGAAGGCCTATCGCTTCTCGATCGCCTGGTCGCGCATCTTCCCCGATGGCAAGGGCAATCCGAACCAGAAGGGCGTGGACTATTATAACCGCCTGGTCGACGGCCTGCTGGCGGCGGGCATCACCCCGCATGTCACGCTGTTCCACTGGGATCTGCCCCATGCCCTACCGGGCGGCTGGCAAAACCGCGACACGTCCTACGCCTTCGCCGACTATGCCGGCTACACGGCCGGCAAGCTGGGCGACCGGGTCCGGCATTTCATGACGGTCAACGAACTGCGCTGCTTCACCGACCTGAGCTACATGACCGGCGGCAAGGCACCGGGCCTCAAGCTGCCGATGGGGCAGGTCAACCAGATCCGCCACCATGGCGTGCTGGCCCATGGCCTGGGCGTGCAGGCGATCCGGGCTGCGACGAAAGCAGGGACGCAAGTCGGCATCGCCGACAATCCCAATATCTACGTCCCCGCGATCGAGACCCCCGAACATATCGAGGCGGTAAAGAAGGCGGTGCGTGAAGAAAACGCCATGTTCCTGACGGCGATCATGGAGGGACGCTATATCGACAGCTATCTGACCGCGCAGGGCAAGGACGCGCCCAAGGTCAAGGATGGCGACATGAAGCTGATCGGCGCGCCGCTCGATTTCCTGTCGGTCAATGTCTATACCGGCAACACGGTGCGCGCCGATCCGTCTTCGGTTTCGGGTTACAAAATCCTGCCCCATCCCGGCCAGGCGCCGCGTATGCCCTCGCCGTGGCTCTATGTGACACCCGAAGTCATCTATTGGGGGATGCGTGCCATAGCCGAGAACTGGAAACCCAAGGGACTCTATATCTCCGAAAATGGCTGCTCGGCCGACGACAAGGTTTCGGCGGACGGCAAGGTCTATGACACTGACCGCGTCATGTATCTGCGCAATTATATGACGCACCTCCAGCGCGCCACGCGCGAAGGGCTGCCCGTCAAGGGCTATTTCGTCTGGAGCCTGATGGACAATTTCGAGTGGGAGGACGGCTATACCAAGCTATTCGGCATCCACCATGTCGACTTCAAGACCCAGAAGCGCACCCCCAAGCTCAGCGCCGACTGGTATCGCGAACTGGTCCGCACCAATCATTTGGTCTGA
- a CDS encoding LysR substrate-binding domain-containing protein, whose protein sequence is MDLRHLRYFLCVAEEMHFGRAALRLGISQPPLSQQIRSLEEELGVRLFDRTSRRVSLTEAGRLFAPEARATIAQAERAAQTARLAQMGQIGHLSLGFTASGPFVPRLARALYQFRQSFPNVTLNLQELGRDGQIDAVERGHMDVAIVRCFDQPVLPDGLVPLQLVEEEMFLAIRQDHRLARQPRNPAIDDLKDEPLVLYGAVAGAGFNEHFLAMCEQAGFRPNIAQEAGSLATLLGLVAAGFGATILARSLTRLHVDNLTYRSFATPVKSRLWLIHRKILSPTAHAFKETILTAEDGWEPSPSAVLSG, encoded by the coding sequence ATGGATTTGCGACATTTGCGCTATTTCCTGTGCGTGGCCGAGGAAATGCATTTCGGCCGGGCCGCCTTGCGTCTCGGCATCTCGCAACCTCCGCTCAGCCAACAGATAAGATCGCTGGAAGAAGAATTGGGTGTCCGCTTGTTCGACCGCACGAGCCGGCGCGTGAGTTTGACCGAAGCAGGGCGGCTGTTCGCGCCCGAAGCGCGCGCGACGATCGCGCAGGCCGAACGGGCGGCGCAGACTGCGCGGCTGGCGCAGATGGGACAGATCGGCCACCTGTCCCTGGGCTTCACTGCATCGGGACCGTTCGTTCCGCGCCTCGCCAGGGCGCTGTACCAGTTCCGGCAGTCATTCCCGAATGTAACGCTCAACCTGCAGGAATTGGGGCGGGACGGGCAGATCGATGCCGTGGAGCGCGGCCATATGGATGTGGCGATCGTGCGCTGTTTCGATCAGCCCGTCCTGCCCGACGGCCTCGTGCCCCTGCAATTGGTCGAGGAGGAGATGTTCCTGGCGATCCGGCAGGATCATCGGCTGGCGCGGCAGCCGCGCAATCCGGCGATCGACGACCTTAAGGATGAACCGCTGGTATTGTACGGGGCGGTTGCCGGCGCCGGTTTCAACGAGCATTTTCTGGCGATGTGCGAACAGGCGGGTTTTCGGCCGAACATCGCGCAGGAGGCCGGCAGTCTCGCGACGCTGCTCGGCCTGGTGGCTGCCGGATTTGGCGCCACGATCCTGGCGCGGTCGCTGACCCGCTTGCACGTCGACAACCTGACCTATCGGTCTTTCGCGACGCCGGTCAAAAGTCGCTTGTGGTTGATCCACCGGAAAATTCTGTCCCCGACCGCACATGCGTTCAAGGAGACGATATTGACCGCCGAGGACGGTTGGGAACCATCGCCCTCAGCGGTCTTGTCTGGATAA
- a CDS encoding efflux RND transporter permease subunit produces the protein MIGIVKVALNRPLTFIVMAILVAIVGLLAAFRTPVDMFPNIRIPVVAVAWQYAGLSPEDMSNRIVGPYERVLTTTVNDIEHIESQSLQGVGIIKIYFQPGADIRTATAQVTSISQTVLRQMPPGITPPLILNYSASTVPILQLALSGKGLSEQQLFDLGQNQIRPQLVTIPGLAMPFPSGGKQRQVQIDLNPLALQSKGLSAQDVGNAIAAQNQINPAGFVKVGATQYSVRLNNAPSSIEALNDLPVKVVNGATIYMRDVAYVRDGSGPQQNIVHVEGSRSALLTVLKNGATSTLAIVDGVKEALPRIAATLPDNLRILPVGDQSLFVKAAVEGVIHEGAIAAALTSLMILLFLGSWRSTVIIALSIPLAILAAIAALAAFGQTLNVMTLGGLALAVGILVDDATVTIENINWHLEQGKGVTQAILDGAAQIVAPAFVALLCICIVFVPMFFLPGVAGFLFVPMALSVVFAMIASFILSRTLVPTLAMYLLRPHVDHGDAHMSGNAASRNPLVRFQRRFEARFEAIRTGYIGLLRRALDARKPFLLGFMGIVILSFGLLPMLGSNFFPSVDSGQIAMHIRVPVGSRIEDTAARFDRIGREVRKMIPAAELGSITDNIGLPVSSINTVYNNSGTIGPQDGDMLIALNHGHRPTDRIVAELRRELPRRFPGTTFAFLPADITSQILNFGAPAPIDIQIAGKDAQANRAYAQKLLARIATIPGLADGRIQQPGRAPQLDIDVDRSRVGQFGLTERDVTTSLASQLAGTSQTAPVFFVNPENGVQYPVVAQAPEYLVGSLSDLANVPVSGTNATAVQPLGGLATILRSSTVPVVSHYNIAPVLDIFATTQGRDLGAVAGDIEKVIQSMEKDQPKGATVTIRGQYATMNTAFSGLGFGLAGAVVLIYLLIVVNFQSWVDPFVIITALPAALAGIIWMLFMTGTTLSVPALTGAIMCMGVATANAILVVSFARERLAELGDATKAALEAGMVRFRPVLMTALAMIIGMGPMALGLGEGGEQNAPLGRAVVGGLVCATIATLFFVPTVFALVHRKQGQQPVTMEMQPNHV, from the coding sequence ATGATCGGTATCGTCAAGGTTGCGCTCAACCGCCCCCTGACCTTCATTGTGATGGCGATACTGGTCGCGATCGTGGGGCTGCTCGCTGCCTTCCGCACACCCGTCGACATGTTCCCCAACATCCGCATCCCGGTCGTGGCGGTCGCTTGGCAATATGCCGGCCTTTCGCCCGAAGACATGTCCAACCGGATCGTCGGCCCCTATGAACGCGTGCTGACCACCACCGTCAACGACATCGAACATATCGAAAGCCAGTCGCTCCAGGGCGTGGGCATCATCAAGATCTATTTTCAGCCGGGCGCCGACATCCGCACCGCGACCGCGCAGGTGACGTCCATCTCGCAGACCGTACTGCGCCAGATGCCGCCGGGCATCACCCCGCCGCTCATCCTGAACTACAGCGCCTCGACCGTGCCGATCCTGCAACTTGCCCTCTCTGGCAAGGGCCTGTCGGAACAGCAGCTCTTCGATCTGGGCCAGAACCAGATTCGTCCGCAACTCGTCACCATTCCCGGCCTCGCCATGCCCTTCCCTTCGGGCGGCAAGCAGCGACAGGTGCAGATCGACCTCAACCCGCTGGCGCTCCAGTCCAAGGGGCTCTCGGCGCAGGATGTCGGCAATGCGATCGCCGCGCAGAACCAGATCAATCCCGCAGGCTTCGTCAAGGTCGGCGCGACCCAGTATAGCGTGCGCCTGAACAATGCACCAAGTTCCATCGAGGCGCTGAACGATTTGCCGGTAAAGGTCGTCAACGGCGCGACCATCTACATGCGCGACGTCGCCTATGTCCGCGACGGCAGCGGTCCGCAGCAGAATATCGTCCATGTGGAAGGCAGCCGCTCTGCACTGCTGACGGTGCTCAAAAATGGCGCGACCTCGACCCTGGCGATCGTCGACGGGGTGAAGGAGGCCCTGCCCCGCATTGCAGCCACCCTGCCGGACAATCTCAGGATCTTGCCGGTCGGCGATCAGTCCCTGTTCGTGAAGGCAGCGGTCGAGGGCGTGATTCACGAAGGCGCGATCGCGGCGGCATTGACCTCGCTGATGATCCTGCTGTTTCTCGGCAGTTGGCGGTCGACCGTCATCATCGCCCTGTCGATCCCGCTGGCGATCCTGGCCGCCATCGCGGCGCTGGCGGCGTTCGGGCAAACGCTCAACGTCATGACGCTGGGCGGCCTGGCGCTGGCGGTCGGCATCCTGGTCGACGACGCCACCGTGACGATCGAGAATATCAACTGGCACCTGGAACAGGGCAAGGGCGTTACCCAGGCCATATTGGACGGCGCGGCGCAGATCGTCGCGCCCGCCTTCGTCGCCCTGCTCTGCATCTGCATCGTGTTCGTGCCGATGTTCTTCCTGCCGGGCGTCGCGGGCTTCCTGTTCGTGCCGATGGCGCTTTCGGTGGTCTTCGCGATGATCGCGTCCTTCATCCTGTCGCGCACGCTGGTCCCCACGCTCGCCATGTATCTGCTGAGACCGCATGTCGATCATGGCGACGCGCACATGAGCGGCAATGCGGCATCCCGCAATCCGCTCGTCCGCTTTCAGCGCAGATTCGAAGCGCGCTTCGAAGCGATCCGCACCGGCTATATCGGTTTGCTCCGCCGCGCCCTTGATGCCCGCAAGCCCTTCCTGCTGGGCTTCATGGGAATCGTGATACTGTCCTTCGGACTGCTGCCGATGCTGGGCAGCAACTTCTTCCCGTCGGTCGATTCGGGCCAGATCGCCATGCATATCCGCGTCCCGGTCGGGTCGCGGATCGAAGATACCGCCGCCCGCTTCGACCGGATCGGGCGGGAAGTGCGCAAGATGATCCCGGCCGCCGAACTGGGATCGATCACCGACAATATCGGCCTGCCGGTCAGTTCCATCAACACCGTCTACAATAATAGCGGCACCATCGGCCCGCAGGATGGCGACATGCTGATCGCCCTCAATCATGGCCACCGCCCGACCGATCGGATCGTCGCCGAATTGCGCCGCGAACTGCCGCGCCGCTTCCCCGGCACGACCTTCGCGTTCCTGCCCGCCGACATTACGAGCCAGATATTGAACTTCGGCGCACCCGCCCCGATCGACATCCAGATCGCCGGCAAGGATGCCCAGGCCAATCGCGCCTATGCCCAGAAGCTGCTGGCCCGGATCGCGACCATTCCCGGCCTGGCCGACGGCCGCATCCAGCAGCCCGGCCGCGCGCCGCAACTCGACATCGATGTCGACCGATCGCGTGTCGGCCAGTTCGGCCTGACCGAGCGTGACGTCACGACCAGCCTGGCGAGCCAGCTGGCCGGCACGTCGCAGACCGCGCCCGTCTTCTTCGTGAACCCCGAAAATGGCGTACAATATCCGGTCGTCGCGCAGGCGCCCGAATATCTGGTGGGCTCGCTCAGCGACCTCGCCAACGTCCCCGTCTCAGGCACCAACGCGACGGCGGTGCAGCCGCTGGGGGGGCTTGCGACCATCCTTCGGTCCAGCACCGTGCCGGTCGTGTCCCACTATAATATCGCGCCCGTACTGGACATCTTCGCCACCACCCAGGGCCGCGATCTCGGTGCGGTGGCCGGTGACATCGAAAAGGTCATCCAGTCGATGGAAAAGGACCAGCCCAAAGGTGCGACCGTCACCATCCGGGGCCAATATGCGACGATGAACACGGCCTTTTCGGGTCTGGGCTTCGGCCTTGCCGGCGCGGTGGTGCTGATCTACCTGCTGATCGTCGTGAATTTCCAGAGCTGGGTCGACCCCTTCGTCATCATCACCGCCCTGCCCGCGGCCCTTGCCGGCATCATATGGATGCTGTTCATGACCGGCACCACCTTGTCGGTCCCGGCCCTGACCGGCGCAATCATGTGCATGGGGGTGGCGACCGCCAACGCGATCCTCGTGGTCAGCTTCGCCCGTGAACGGCTCGCCGAACTGGGGGATGCGACCAAGGCCGCGCTTGAAGCCGGGATGGTCCGCTTCCGCCCCGTGCTGATGACCGCACTCGCCATGATCATCGGCATGGGCCCGATGGCGCTCGGCCTCGGCGAGGGCGGCGAGCAGAATGCCCCGCTCGGCCGCGCGGTCGTCGGCGGCCTGGTGTGCGCCACCATCGCCACCCTCTTCTTCGTCCCCACCGTCTTCGCCCTTGTCCACCGCAAGCAAGGGCAACAGCCCGTCACCATGGAAATGCAGCCCAACCATGTCTGA
- a CDS encoding efflux RND transporter periplasmic adaptor subunit, translating to MSEQNAPIENPAQAGPDSRTLKRVGIGAAILAIAVVGAGIASRISATNQLRQTAAEAALPVVAIVTPTADAEANALVLPGNVQAFNSAAIYARTNGYVRRWLADIGDHVHAGQPLAILDAPEVDQQLAAAQADYQTALANQRLAATTAKRWASMLKEDAVSQQETDEKAGDLAARVAVSNAALANVKRLKALQGFTRLTAPFDGVVTSRSAQIGALVVAGNAAAQPLFTVSDVHRVRIYVRVPQGYSAAVRPGNMATLSLPEYPERSFPATMTSSAGAVDPQSGAVLVQLQAANPDAALKPGAFAQVRFQVDAGRGNGLTLPGSAILYGNDGPTVAVVGRDGRVTVKPVTIARDEGASVQLSGGVTLADKVIDTPPDAIRTGDRVQVQAAAAGGKGAAHGR from the coding sequence ATGTCTGAGCAGAACGCCCCCATCGAGAACCCCGCCCAGGCCGGACCCGATAGCCGCACCCTGAAGCGCGTCGGCATTGGCGCGGCCATCCTGGCCATCGCGGTCGTCGGCGCCGGTATCGCCTCACGCATCAGCGCGACCAACCAGCTGCGCCAGACCGCAGCGGAAGCGGCCCTGCCTGTCGTGGCGATTGTGACGCCCACCGCTGACGCGGAGGCGAACGCACTCGTGCTGCCTGGCAATGTCCAGGCGTTCAACAGCGCCGCCATCTATGCCCGCACCAATGGCTATGTCCGCCGCTGGCTGGCCGACATCGGCGATCACGTCCATGCGGGCCAGCCGCTCGCGATTCTCGACGCGCCCGAAGTCGACCAGCAACTCGCCGCCGCACAGGCGGACTATCAGACGGCGCTGGCCAACCAGCGGCTGGCGGCCACGACGGCGAAGCGCTGGGCCAGCATGTTGAAGGAAGATGCCGTTTCGCAGCAGGAGACGGATGAGAAAGCCGGCGATCTCGCCGCGCGTGTCGCCGTATCCAATGCCGCGCTCGCCAATGTAAAACGACTGAAGGCGCTCCAGGGATTCACTCGCCTGACTGCTCCTTTCGATGGCGTCGTCACCAGCCGCTCGGCGCAGATCGGCGCGCTCGTCGTCGCGGGCAATGCCGCGGCGCAGCCTCTCTTCACCGTGTCGGACGTGCATCGCGTGCGTATCTATGTCCGCGTGCCGCAGGGCTATTCGGCCGCCGTCAGGCCCGGCAATATGGCGACCCTGTCGCTGCCCGAATATCCGGAGCGGAGCTTTCCCGCCACCATGACAAGCAGCGCCGGCGCGGTCGACCCGCAATCCGGCGCCGTTCTGGTGCAGTTGCAGGCGGCCAATCCCGACGCGGCGCTCAAGCCCGGCGCATTCGCGCAGGTGCGTTTCCAGGTCGATGCCGGCCGAGGCAACGGATTGACGCTGCCGGGCAGCGCGATCCTCTACGGCAATGACGGCCCGACGGTCGCCGTGGTCGGCCGGGATGGCCGCGTGACGGTGAAGCCAGTCACCATCGCCCGCGACGAAGGGGCGAGCGTCCAGCTGTCGGGCGGCGTGACCTTGGCGGACAAGGTCATCGACACTCCGCCGGACGCGATCCGCACGGGCGACCGCGTTCAGGTGCAGGCGGCGGCGGCCGGTGGAAAGGGCGCCGCGCATGGGCGTTGA
- a CDS encoding efflux transporter outer membrane subunit, whose protein sequence is MGVDRRRAALFPALLPTLLAACSMAPDYHPPETATPAAFKEVAGWTAARPMDAAPRGAWWEAFGDPVLNDLETRAERASPTLAAALARYDQARATARVEASGLVPTISAGADASRRRVSGNRFQGNGNAITYDDYAAGGAVDYEIDLWGRIRNSVAAARADAQASEADLASARLSLQASVADAYARLRGLDAQAALLRQTVEAFERAYQLTATRRSGGIASGMDVNRAKTALSNARAQISAVANERAATEHEIAALVGILASDFTIAPQDALPQMPAIPSGTPSELLQRRPDIAAAERRVLAANARIGVARAAYFPSLTLGLTGGWETTHGDLLRSPNSFWGLGPLSALATLFDGGRRKGQVRFSRAEYEELAALYRDTVLTAFRQTEDAIAANRHLATQSADQRDAAEAAERTSRIAFSRYRDGASDYLEVVTAQTDALDARRALIAVDTSRLRASIALVKAMGGPAGG, encoded by the coding sequence ATGGGCGTTGATCGCCGCCGTGCAGCACTGTTTCCCGCACTGCTGCCCACTCTCCTCGCCGCCTGTTCGATGGCGCCGGACTATCATCCGCCTGAAACGGCGACCCCTGCCGCCTTCAAGGAAGTGGCGGGCTGGACCGCCGCCCGGCCGATGGATGCCGCGCCGCGCGGCGCCTGGTGGGAAGCCTTTGGCGATCCGGTGCTGAACGATCTGGAGACGCGCGCGGAAAGAGCCAGCCCGACGCTGGCCGCCGCCCTCGCCCGATACGACCAGGCGCGCGCCACCGCACGGGTGGAGGCATCCGGCCTAGTCCCGACTATCAGCGCCGGGGCCGATGCCAGCCGGCGCCGCGTGTCGGGCAATCGCTTCCAGGGCAATGGCAACGCGATCACCTATGACGATTATGCAGCGGGCGGCGCGGTCGACTATGAAATCGACCTGTGGGGTCGCATCCGCAACAGCGTCGCGGCTGCCCGCGCCGATGCGCAGGCCAGCGAGGCCGACCTGGCGTCGGCGCGGCTCAGTTTGCAGGCTTCGGTCGCCGACGCCTATGCGCGGCTGCGCGGCCTCGACGCCCAGGCGGCCTTGCTGCGCCAGACAGTCGAGGCATTCGAGCGCGCCTATCAATTGACCGCCACGCGCCGATCGGGCGGTATCGCGTCGGGCATGGACGTCAACCGCGCGAAAACCGCGCTCAGCAACGCGCGTGCCCAGATTTCCGCCGTGGCAAATGAACGCGCGGCGACCGAACATGAAATCGCGGCACTGGTCGGAATCCTCGCGTCCGATTTTACGATCGCCCCTCAGGACGCGCTTCCGCAGATGCCCGCCATCCCTTCAGGCACACCCTCGGAACTGTTGCAGCGCCGGCCCGATATCGCAGCGGCGGAGCGACGCGTCCTTGCCGCCAACGCCCGCATCGGCGTCGCCAGGGCAGCCTATTTCCCCTCGCTCACACTCGGCCTCACCGGCGGCTGGGAAACGACGCACGGCGATCTGCTGCGCAGCCCCAACAGCTTCTGGGGACTGGGGCCATTGTCGGCGCTCGCCACCCTGTTCGACGGAGGCCGTCGCAAAGGACAGGTCCGCTTTTCACGCGCCGAATATGAAGAGTTGGCTGCCCTCTATCGCGATACGGTGCTCACCGCCTTCCGCCAGACTGAAGACGCAATCGCGGCGAACCGTCATCTCGCCACGCAATCGGCGGACCAGCGAGACGCCGCCGAGGCCGCTGAACGGACCAGCAGAATTGCCTTCAGCCGCTATCGCGACGGCGCGTCCGATTATCTGGAGGTCGTGACCGCCCAGACCGACGCGCTCGACGCCCGCCGCGCGCTGATCGCTGTCGATACCAGCCGCTTGCGCGCAAGCATCGCCCTGGTCAAGGCGATGGGCGGTCCCGCTGGCGGTTGA